A region from the Natronocella acetinitrilica genome encodes:
- a CDS encoding lipopolysaccharide biosynthesis protein, translating to MIGKRVTSSMRWLVLAQMLGQGGAVLASLVVIRILEPTDYGLMAMAAVVLGLILLLNEMGLGSALIQQASLSRVELERVFGLLLVVNLGLALALIGAAPAIAVFFDEPRVTPLIQVMALRLPLMALLVVPRSMLRRDMLFRRKAMVDLAGILSGSAATLVLALMGYGVWSIVVGILIGGVVEVIGTYIASPVRVWPAFSIRGMGQQCRFGGFVTLDRILWYSYSQADVVVLGRFLGPELLGVYSVAKRLASMPLDRLGGIVNEVGFSAYSSAHRDGLSVPEYYCKAARLASFFTFPLFFGMAAIAPEAIPVVLGEKWSPAVLPFQLLALVMPLRQLNVINTPALMGIGRPDVNVVNLLIALVIMVPAFLIGVQWGVIGVCLAWVIAYPVYFAIMLWRSLAVLQVSARSYLGAILPSALTAAVMVGCVEVSRRLLDDWLIQPVLLLAALAVVGFLGYLAAAGLLNRPQCREILSVLRR from the coding sequence ATGATCGGTAAGCGCGTCACATCCTCCATGCGCTGGCTGGTCCTTGCCCAGATGCTTGGGCAGGGCGGGGCGGTGCTCGCGTCCCTGGTTGTCATTCGCATACTGGAGCCCACGGACTATGGCCTCATGGCCATGGCCGCTGTGGTGCTCGGTCTCATCCTGCTGCTGAACGAGATGGGTCTCGGCTCTGCCCTGATTCAGCAGGCCTCGCTCAGCCGTGTTGAACTGGAACGGGTTTTCGGCCTGCTTCTTGTCGTGAACCTGGGGCTGGCACTTGCCTTGATCGGTGCCGCCCCCGCCATCGCCGTTTTTTTTGACGAGCCTCGTGTCACTCCGCTGATTCAGGTGATGGCACTGCGCCTGCCGCTGATGGCACTGCTTGTGGTGCCACGCTCCATGCTACGGCGCGACATGCTGTTCCGCCGCAAGGCCATGGTGGACCTCGCCGGCATACTGAGCGGCAGCGCCGCGACCCTGGTTCTTGCCCTCATGGGTTACGGCGTGTGGTCCATCGTTGTCGGCATTCTGATTGGCGGTGTCGTGGAGGTCATCGGCACCTATATCGCCTCGCCCGTCCGGGTGTGGCCGGCATTCTCGATTCGAGGCATGGGGCAACAGTGCCGTTTCGGGGGCTTCGTTACCCTCGATCGCATTCTCTGGTACAGCTACAGCCAGGCAGATGTGGTCGTCCTTGGCCGTTTCCTCGGCCCGGAATTGCTCGGCGTGTACTCCGTGGCCAAGCGCCTTGCATCCATGCCTCTGGACAGGCTCGGTGGCATCGTCAACGAGGTGGGTTTTTCGGCTTACTCAAGCGCCCATCGTGATGGACTGTCCGTGCCCGAGTACTACTGCAAGGCGGCACGCCTTGCGAGTTTCTTTACCTTTCCGCTTTTCTTCGGCATGGCTGCAATCGCCCCGGAGGCAATTCCTGTTGTGTTGGGTGAAAAGTGGTCTCCCGCAGTCCTGCCGTTCCAGTTGCTGGCCCTGGTGATGCCACTGCGTCAACTGAATGTGATCAATACCCCCGCGCTCATGGGTATCGGGCGGCCGGACGTCAATGTGGTGAACCTGCTGATCGCGCTTGTCATCATGGTTCCGGCCTTCCTGATCGGCGTGCAGTGGGGCGTCATTGGGGTTTGCCTGGCCTGGGTCATCGCCTATCCGGTCTATTTCGCGATCATGCTGTGGCGGTCGCTCGCTGTCCTGCAGGTCTCCGCTCGCAGCTATCTGGGTGCCATTTTGCCTTCTGCGCTGACTGCCGCTGTCATGGTTGGTTGCGTCGAGGTCAGCCGCCGCCTGCTGGATGATTGGCTGATACAACCGGTGTTGCTGCTGGCTGCTCTGGCGGTGGTCGGGTTCCTGGGGTATCTCGCGGCGGCAGGGCTGCTCAACCGCCCGCAGTGCCGCGAGATCCTGTCGGTGCTGCGGCGATGA